A window of Dickeya zeae NCPPB 2538 contains these coding sequences:
- a CDS encoding chemotaxis protein yields MDKFQKEIEERTNLTSSNKFELLLFRLGSATGEGPSELFGINVFKLREIVPMPTLTKAAGMTPPMLGMINIRGQIIPVIDLPAVVGCAASTGRNILLVTEYARSTQAFAVESVDDIVRLDWSQVNTAEAGVSNSYITSIARLDSDPASNRLALVLDVEQILHDIIPTEREIKIESVEEKTFHLKPGAVAIVAEDSKVARTMLETGLKVMNIPYIMHITGLGAWNKIKSMAEEAKAEGRPISDKIAFVLTDLEMPEMDGFTLTRNIKRDEALKHIPVIIHSSLSGSANEDHVRNVGADSYVAKFEINELAAAIHKVVDRVKPK; encoded by the coding sequence ATGGATAAATTTCAAAAAGAGATTGAGGAGAGAACTAATCTTACCTCGTCCAACAAGTTTGAATTGTTATTGTTCCGTTTGGGATCGGCCACCGGTGAAGGGCCATCCGAGCTGTTCGGTATCAATGTGTTCAAGCTTCGTGAAATCGTTCCGATGCCAACCTTGACCAAGGCTGCGGGTATGACACCACCGATGCTTGGTATGATTAATATTCGCGGGCAGATTATTCCCGTTATCGATCTTCCGGCGGTGGTAGGGTGTGCGGCAAGTACCGGGCGCAACATCCTGCTGGTGACGGAATATGCACGCAGCACCCAGGCGTTTGCCGTTGAATCGGTTGACGATATTGTCCGTCTTGACTGGAGTCAGGTAAATACCGCTGAGGCAGGCGTCAGCAATAGCTATATCACCAGTATCGCGCGTCTGGACAGCGATCCGGCAAGTAACCGTCTGGCGCTGGTATTGGATGTGGAACAGATTCTGCACGACATTATTCCCACCGAGCGTGAAATCAAAATTGAAAGCGTGGAAGAGAAAACGTTCCACCTGAAACCCGGTGCAGTAGCGATTGTGGCTGAAGACTCCAAAGTCGCCCGCACGATGCTCGAAACGGGGCTGAAGGTGATGAATATTCCCTACATCATGCATATCACCGGTCTGGGAGCCTGGAATAAGATCAAATCCATGGCGGAGGAAGCGAAGGCGGAAGGTCGGCCAATCTCCGATAAGATTGCCTTTGTGTTGACCGACCTGGAAATGCCGGAGATGGATGGATTTACGCTGACACGTAATATCAAGCGTGATGAGGCGCTGAAGCACATTCCCGTTATCATCCACTCTTCACTGTCCGGCTCAGCCAACGAAGATCACGTACGCAATGTTGGTGCTGATTCGTATGTGGCGAAATTTGAAATCAATGAACTGGCCGCTGCTATCCACAAGGTTGTGGATCGTGTGAAACCGAAATAA
- a CDS encoding transcriptional regulator has protein sequence MTHLPDSILLEQLNTIAEGLGETFAPFCEVVIHDLKNPEHSILAIYNNLSGREVGQSTTELGLARIASPEFPRIVANYANQFADGRPVKSTSIGIKDASGEYVASLCLNVDMTLFRGIQHAFAHFNQVNSGVLTESLEPSGAEAIRQRIDQFAARLATTPRALKAPERRLLMQELRESGLLDVKKSMETIAQHLGISRASVYSYAR, from the coding sequence GTGACGCATCTGCCAGACTCGATACTACTTGAACAGCTCAATACCATTGCAGAAGGGCTGGGGGAGACCTTTGCACCGTTTTGCGAAGTGGTGATCCATGACCTGAAAAACCCGGAGCACTCGATTCTGGCGATTTACAACAATTTGTCTGGGCGGGAAGTCGGACAGTCAACCACTGAGCTGGGGTTGGCGCGTATCGCATCGCCGGAATTCCCCCGTATCGTGGCCAATTATGCCAATCAGTTTGCTGATGGCCGCCCGGTGAAAAGCACCTCGATAGGCATCAAGGACGCCAGCGGTGAATATGTCGCCTCTTTGTGCCTGAATGTGGATATGACACTGTTTCGTGGCATCCAGCACGCTTTCGCACATTTTAATCAGGTCAATAGCGGCGTACTTACCGAAAGTCTGGAACCGTCCGGTGCCGAAGCGATCCGTCAGCGTATCGACCAATTTGCGGCGCGTCTGGCGACCACACCGCGCGCACTGAAAGCACCGGAGCGGCGTCTGCTGATGCAGGAACTGCGGGAAAGCGGTTTACTTGACGTGAAGAAATCGATGGAGACGATTGCGCAACATCTGGGTATTTCACGCGCTTCCGTCTACAGCTATGCCCGCTAG
- a CDS encoding threo-3-hydroxy-L-aspartate ammonia-lyase: MSQLVLPSYDDVVAASERIAGYAHRTPVLTSRTANDALGAELYFKCENFQRMGAFKFRGAMNALLQFTPEQKAAGVVAFSSGNHAQAIAMSATLLGIPATILMPQDAPAAKIAATKGYGAQVVTFDRYTQDREAIGRELAQQHGMTLIPPFDHPHIIAGQGTAAKELFEEVGELDALFVCMGGGGLLSGSALSARQLSPGCRVYGVEPEAGNDGQQSFRCGHIVHIDTPNTLADGAQTQHLGQYTFALIRKHVDDILTVSDDELVTAMRFFAERMKMVVEPTGCLGFAAARACQHELRGKRVGIIVSGGNVDLARYGQLLAG, from the coding sequence ATGAGCCAGCTTGTTCTGCCTTCTTATGACGACGTTGTCGCCGCCAGTGAGCGGATTGCCGGATATGCCCACCGCACGCCGGTTCTCACCTCCCGTACCGCCAACGACGCGCTCGGCGCAGAGCTTTACTTCAAATGCGAAAACTTCCAGCGTATGGGGGCGTTTAAATTTCGCGGCGCGATGAACGCGCTGTTGCAATTCACCCCAGAGCAAAAGGCGGCCGGTGTGGTAGCGTTCTCCTCCGGTAACCACGCGCAGGCGATCGCCATGTCGGCAACACTGTTGGGAATCCCCGCGACCATCCTCATGCCGCAGGATGCCCCGGCGGCCAAGATAGCCGCCACCAAAGGGTACGGCGCACAGGTGGTGACCTTCGATCGTTACACGCAAGACCGTGAAGCCATCGGCCGTGAACTGGCGCAACAGCATGGCATGACGTTGATTCCCCCCTTTGACCACCCACATATCATCGCCGGTCAAGGAACGGCAGCGAAAGAGCTGTTCGAGGAGGTCGGTGAGCTGGATGCCTTGTTTGTTTGCATGGGCGGCGGCGGGCTGTTATCCGGTTCAGCGCTGTCGGCACGTCAACTGTCACCCGGCTGTCGGGTATACGGCGTCGAGCCTGAAGCCGGTAACGATGGTCAGCAGTCTTTTCGTTGCGGCCACATCGTACATATCGATACGCCCAACACCCTCGCCGACGGTGCTCAGACGCAGCATCTGGGTCAGTACACCTTCGCGTTGATTCGCAAGCATGTGGATGACATTTTAACCGTCAGTGATGATGAACTGGTCACCGCGATGCGCTTTTTCGCCGAGCGCATGAAGATGGTGGTCGAGCCGACCGGCTGTCTTGGCTTCGCCGCAGCCCGCGCCTGCCAGCACGAACTGCGGGGGAAACGCGTCGGTATTATCGTCAGTGGCGGCAACGTTGATCTGGCCCGCTACGGCCAGTTACTGGCGGGGTAA
- a CDS encoding alginate lyase family protein yields the protein MGIVNAIVSRQRSVGLSIRYPLWGLGAIALCFTASAQADSQLCLAATAPSASALLSTVSHPPSAQPQAIPVMHTEGTLPHQGIYDISNAARRDFSYMRDLALAWYRAGDATSLSRLATYLDAWTTTYRLSFNPIDETSLDGLIDAYQLTHDALPQATQARTRRFLNELTTGYLQQMQAHQQDKRGTWSNNWQSHRVKLLTMGAAALGDAHLMAAAQDAFVRQLNANIRPDGEVLDFSQRDALHYVVYDLEPLVRAALAARTQGRDWLDLKGAEGQSLRGALAWLTPYADGVKTHQEFARTTVKFDIARRQAGVAGFDGLWPAKTAAALYWSASSLDDRYLETASKLNATPPRWLWAAVSCR from the coding sequence ATGGGAATCGTAAACGCCATCGTCAGTCGTCAGCGCAGTGTCGGTTTGTCTATTCGTTATCCCCTATGGGGGCTTGGTGCGATCGCCCTGTGTTTCACGGCATCCGCACAGGCTGACAGCCAGTTGTGTCTGGCGGCGACCGCGCCCTCGGCATCCGCACTGCTGTCGACCGTTTCTCATCCGCCGTCAGCGCAGCCGCAGGCTATCCCGGTTATGCATACCGAAGGAACGCTTCCCCATCAGGGGATCTATGATATCTCGAACGCCGCCCGACGCGATTTTAGCTATATGCGTGATTTGGCGCTGGCGTGGTATCGGGCCGGGGATGCGACATCGCTATCCCGATTGGCAACCTATCTTGATGCCTGGACGACAACTTATCGTCTGAGTTTTAACCCTATCGATGAAACCAGTCTGGATGGATTGATTGACGCTTATCAGCTCACTCACGATGCGTTGCCGCAAGCCACACAGGCACGCACCCGACGTTTTCTCAACGAGCTAACCACCGGTTACCTGCAACAGATGCAGGCGCATCAGCAGGATAAGCGCGGGACCTGGAGCAATAACTGGCAAAGCCACCGCGTTAAGCTCTTGACGATGGGGGCGGCTGCGCTGGGGGATGCCCACCTGATGGCGGCGGCGCAGGATGCCTTTGTTCGCCAGTTGAACGCCAACATCCGCCCTGATGGTGAAGTGTTGGATTTCAGCCAGCGAGATGCACTGCATTATGTGGTGTACGACCTGGAACCGCTGGTACGTGCTGCCCTGGCGGCGCGAACGCAAGGGCGTGACTGGCTTGATTTGAAAGGTGCGGAGGGGCAGAGCCTGCGTGGCGCGCTGGCGTGGCTCACCCCGTATGCGGATGGGGTGAAGACCCATCAGGAATTTGCCCGTACCACGGTGAAATTTGATATCGCACGGCGACAAGCGGGGGTGGCTGGGTTTGATGGTCTCTGGCCTGCTAAAACGGCGGCAGCCCTGTATTGGTCAGCCAGTTCGCTGGATGACCGTTATCTGGAGACGGCCAGCAAACTGAACGCCACGCCGCCCCGATGGTTGTGGGCGGCGGTGTCGTGCCGGTAA
- a CDS encoding glutamine synthetase family protein has protein sequence MLLRVMNANVITGSFPEPVERCFRDEVETYLKHYPDTEHVDIYLHDLNGCVRGKRLSVRALFTLEQGCYFPLSVYAMDLDGHVIEQSGLGKQVGEPDRLCLPVIGTLRPCADDPMHHAQLLLTMKNVDGTACELEPRVVLQNLLRRFHDVGLYPVVAAELEFYLRDRSQPAPSSAQPSHCFLVDEQGAQLHFLDEVERHARMQQVPLTGIVAEAEAGQYEFNVQHSDRVLEACEQVLTLKRITRQLAEKFNQSVCFMAKPYAELSGSGLHVHISLRDRHGTNLLAGEPGQTLSETMRRSLAGMMALMPASVALLAPNVNAFRRLRQGGHAPLHASWGFNDRTVALRLPCTDHDNQRIEYRLAGADANPYLVMATLLSGMWYGLEHDLPLTGTGRHEAIPLSECVALPHYQQDALALFRQCLPLQELLGDAFSQLWLTCKSAELRQFDAKVTEAENEWHL, from the coding sequence ATGCTATTACGCGTCATGAACGCCAATGTCATTACCGGGTCGTTTCCCGAACCGGTCGAGCGATGTTTTCGCGATGAAGTGGAAACCTACCTGAAGCATTACCCTGATACCGAACATGTCGATATTTACCTCCATGACCTGAATGGCTGTGTACGCGGTAAGCGTCTGTCAGTTCGAGCCTTGTTTACGTTGGAACAAGGGTGTTATTTCCCTCTGTCGGTCTACGCCATGGACCTGGACGGTCACGTCATCGAGCAAAGCGGGTTAGGCAAACAGGTTGGTGAACCGGACCGCTTATGCCTGCCAGTCATCGGTACGCTACGGCCTTGTGCTGATGACCCCATGCACCATGCCCAACTGTTACTGACGATGAAAAATGTGGACGGCACTGCCTGCGAGCTGGAACCCCGCGTGGTATTGCAGAACCTGCTACGCCGTTTTCATGACGTTGGCCTGTATCCGGTAGTGGCGGCTGAGCTGGAGTTTTATCTGCGCGATCGCAGCCAACCCGCTCCGTCATCAGCCCAACCATCCCACTGTTTTCTGGTCGATGAGCAGGGTGCTCAACTCCACTTTCTCGATGAAGTTGAGCGTCATGCCAGAATGCAACAGGTGCCGCTAACGGGGATCGTCGCCGAAGCGGAAGCCGGGCAGTATGAGTTTAACGTGCAGCATAGTGACAGAGTGCTGGAGGCGTGTGAGCAGGTCTTGACGTTAAAGCGGATAACGAGGCAACTGGCGGAAAAATTCAATCAGTCGGTCTGTTTTATGGCGAAGCCCTACGCCGAACTGTCGGGGAGTGGGCTGCATGTACACATCAGCCTGCGGGATCGCCACGGTACCAACCTGCTGGCCGGTGAGCCGGGGCAGACACTCAGCGAAACCATGCGGCGCTCACTGGCGGGCATGATGGCACTGATGCCTGCATCTGTAGCGCTGCTGGCTCCGAATGTGAATGCGTTTCGCCGCTTGCGGCAGGGTGGGCACGCCCCGCTCCACGCATCCTGGGGGTTTAACGATCGCACCGTCGCGCTGCGGTTGCCCTGTACGGATCACGATAATCAGCGCATCGAGTATCGTCTGGCTGGCGCTGATGCTAACCCCTATCTGGTGATGGCGACGCTGTTAAGCGGTATGTGGTATGGCCTTGAGCATGACCTACCGTTGACCGGCACCGGACGACATGAGGCGATCCCGTTGTCGGAGTGTGTCGCGTTGCCGCACTATCAGCAGGATGCACTGGCGCTGTTCAGGCAGTGTTTACCGTTGCAGGAATTGCTGGGTGACGCGTTTAGCCAACTGTGGCTGACCTGTAAAAGTGCGGAGTTGCGTCAGTTTGACGCCAAAGTTACCGAGGCGGAAAACGAGTGGCATTTATAA
- a CDS encoding alpha/beta hydrolase, protein MNRRGFLTAISTATVLLTAGRVLGVSLAAPRPRINLWGDTPPGGGGPFDPPHVSARGALSHIANPYLDVFAPEKPNGQAILVAAGGGYQRIEMGKEAWPAAAWLAAQGYTAYVLAYRLPGEGWHDGSRVALQDAQRALRVIRHRERRVGVLGFSAGGHLLGMAALRHEARYPPQDELDTLPIQADHAALIYPVITLEKPYQHTATHRVLVGRDASAAQEAEWSVQSYVSGRSPPFFLVQADDDSVSDPHNTLIMAQACQRANVPVVMQRYPVGGHGFGLGEPGSPVAAWPSAYLNWLHRQPPVVISVQAAPA, encoded by the coding sequence ATGAATCGCAGAGGATTTCTTACCGCTATATCGACGGCTACCGTGCTCCTGACGGCTGGCCGGGTATTGGGGGTATCATTGGCTGCGCCACGCCCACGTATCAACCTGTGGGGCGACACCCCGCCGGGCGGCGGAGGCCCCTTTGACCCGCCTCACGTGAGTGCACGAGGTGCGCTTAGCCACATCGCCAATCCATACCTTGACGTGTTTGCACCGGAAAAACCCAATGGTCAGGCTATCCTGGTGGCGGCGGGTGGCGGTTATCAGCGTATCGAAATGGGCAAAGAGGCCTGGCCTGCCGCCGCCTGGTTGGCTGCGCAGGGGTATACGGCCTACGTACTGGCGTATCGTCTGCCCGGTGAAGGCTGGCATGACGGCAGCCGGGTGGCGTTGCAGGACGCGCAGCGAGCATTACGGGTGATTCGCCACCGGGAACGCCGGGTGGGGGTATTGGGTTTTTCAGCCGGAGGGCACTTGTTGGGGATGGCGGCGCTTAGGCATGAGGCGCGCTATCCTCCGCAGGATGAACTGGATACGTTGCCGATTCAGGCTGACCATGCTGCGTTGATTTATCCGGTGATCACGTTGGAAAAGCCTTATCAGCATACGGCGACGCACCGGGTGTTGGTAGGGCGCGATGCCAGCGCCGCGCAGGAGGCCGAATGGTCGGTACAATCCTATGTCTCAGGACGCTCGCCCCCCTTTTTTCTGGTGCAGGCAGACGATGATTCGGTGTCCGATCCGCATAATACACTGATCATGGCACAGGCCTGTCAGCGTGCTAACGTGCCGGTGGTGATGCAACGCTATCCCGTCGGCGGGCACGGTTTTGGACTGGGGGAGCCGGGCTCGCCGGTCGCGGCCTGGCCGTCGGCGTACCTGAACTGGCTGCATCGTCAGCCTCCTGTCGTTATTTCTGTGCAGGCAGCTCCCGCATGA
- a CDS encoding ABC transporter ATP-binding protein encodes MNQPVLRVEQLNTAFRVNGEWLKVVQDLSFEIGERETVALVGESGSGKSVTALSIMRLLAGPQVQTRGRVLFEGRDLLALPAREMQRIRGNRIGMVFQEPMTSLNPVLKIGTQITEVLQRHRGMEHASARTEAVRLLEKVRIPAAQARLDEYPLSFSGGMRQRVVIAIALACNPKLLIVDEPTTALDVTIQAQILSLIQTLQDEEGMSILFITHDMGVVAEVADRTIVMYRGEGVEMAETRQLFQAPQHPYSKTLFSAVPRLGDMANSPLPQRFALFGQPTTNEPLQDTVIAGAPVLAVRDLIKRFEVKSGWLRRVTGRVHAVENVSFSLQAGETLSLVGESGCGKSTTGRAILRLLEPNGGTVSLCGENMLSADKSALAGLRMRAQMIFQDPYDSLNPRLTVGRAIAEPMVSHGLASARQAPQKVAELLERVGLQADMAERYPHQFSGGQRQRLCIARALALNPQLIIADEAVSALDMTVKAQIVNLLLDLQQQLGLAYLFISHDMAVVERISHRVAVMYQGEIVEIGPRQAVFNNPQHPYTRRLLAAVPVPDPQRRVYRSLLADELHSPLRPLGYQPPVRRYRQVGDDHLVLLS; translated from the coding sequence GTGAATCAGCCGGTACTGCGCGTTGAACAACTGAATACCGCTTTTCGGGTGAACGGTGAGTGGCTGAAGGTGGTGCAGGATTTGTCGTTTGAGATTGGCGAGCGGGAAACCGTGGCGCTGGTGGGCGAATCCGGCTCTGGCAAAAGCGTCACTGCGCTGTCCATCATGCGTTTGCTGGCAGGACCACAGGTGCAAACTCGTGGGCGGGTGCTGTTCGAGGGGCGGGATTTGCTGGCGTTACCCGCCCGTGAGATGCAGCGCATTCGCGGCAACCGCATCGGCATGGTGTTTCAGGAGCCGATGACCAGCCTCAATCCGGTACTGAAGATCGGCACCCAGATAACCGAAGTGCTGCAACGCCACCGGGGGATGGAGCACGCCAGTGCCCGAACCGAAGCCGTACGTCTGTTGGAGAAAGTGCGTATTCCCGCAGCGCAAGCCCGGCTGGATGAGTATCCGCTGAGCTTTTCCGGCGGTATGCGACAGCGGGTGGTGATCGCTATCGCATTGGCTTGCAACCCTAAGTTGTTGATTGTCGATGAGCCGACGACGGCGCTGGATGTCACCATTCAGGCGCAGATCCTGTCATTGATCCAGACGTTGCAGGATGAGGAAGGCATGTCGATTCTGTTCATCACTCACGATATGGGGGTGGTGGCGGAGGTCGCCGATCGCACCATCGTAATGTATCGCGGTGAAGGGGTGGAAATGGCGGAGACCCGCCAGTTATTTCAGGCACCGCAGCATCCTTACAGCAAAACGTTATTTTCCGCGGTACCGCGACTGGGTGACATGGCAAACAGCCCATTGCCGCAACGCTTCGCATTATTCGGGCAACCGACCACGAACGAACCGCTGCAAGACACCGTCATCGCGGGCGCACCGGTGCTGGCGGTGCGTGATCTGATCAAACGTTTTGAGGTGAAAAGCGGGTGGTTGCGGCGGGTAACCGGCCGGGTACACGCGGTCGAAAACGTCTCTTTCAGTCTGCAAGCCGGAGAAACGCTGTCGCTGGTGGGCGAGTCCGGCTGTGGCAAGTCCACCACAGGGCGCGCTATCTTGCGATTGCTGGAGCCGAATGGCGGTACGGTATCGCTGTGCGGTGAAAACATGCTGAGCGCTGATAAGTCTGCGCTGGCCGGGCTACGGATGCGGGCACAGATGATTTTTCAGGATCCGTATGACAGCCTCAACCCACGGCTGACTGTTGGCCGGGCGATTGCTGAGCCCATGGTCAGTCACGGTCTGGCATCTGCCCGGCAGGCACCGCAGAAAGTGGCGGAATTGCTGGAGCGGGTCGGGTTACAGGCCGACATGGCGGAGCGCTATCCGCACCAGTTTTCTGGCGGGCAGCGCCAACGGCTATGCATTGCACGGGCGCTGGCACTCAATCCGCAGTTGATCATCGCCGATGAGGCGGTGTCGGCGCTGGACATGACGGTTAAAGCGCAAATCGTCAATCTGTTGCTTGATTTGCAACAACAACTGGGGCTGGCGTATCTGTTTATTTCTCACGACATGGCGGTGGTGGAGCGCATTAGCCATCGTGTGGCGGTGATGTATCAGGGGGAGATTGTGGAGATTGGCCCGCGTCAGGCGGTATTCAACAACCCGCAACATCCGTATACCCGCCGTCTGCTGGCCGCCGTGCCGGTGCCTGACCCGCAAAGACGAGTATATCGATCACTGCTGGCGGACGAGTTGCATAGCCCGTTGCGTCCTCTGGGTTACCAGCCGCCGGTACGCCGTTATCGGCAGGTAGGCGACGACCATCTGGTGTTATTGTCTTGA
- a CDS encoding ABC transporter permease, with product MSLPERSVHTASTLPVSHSALSRRVLMLWQDRLARLGLLVLALIVALSLLAPWIAPQNPYDLSQLMIMDNRLPPGSSGMSGLTYWLGSDDQGRDVLSAILYGTRTSLIVGVSSALAALCIGMVVGLLSAWLGGKTDALLMRIVDIQLSFPPILIALILLAVLGQGVDKIILALVITQWAYYARTLRASALLENRRNYVDAARGMAFSTPRILFRHVLPNCLPPLIVVATMRIAYAIMLEATLSFLGIGLPITEPSLGLLIANGFDYLLSGDYWISLFPGLMLLLLIVAINLIGDALRDALNTRQEE from the coding sequence ATGAGCTTGCCAGAGCGTTCGGTGCATACGGCGTCTACCCTGCCGGTATCACATTCGGCACTGAGCCGCAGGGTCTTGATGCTGTGGCAAGACCGGCTGGCGCGGCTGGGGCTGCTTGTGCTGGCGTTGATTGTGGCGCTGTCGCTGCTCGCCCCGTGGATTGCGCCGCAAAACCCCTATGATTTATCGCAGTTGATGATCATGGATAACCGCCTGCCGCCGGGTTCAAGTGGCATGAGCGGGTTAACGTATTGGCTCGGCAGCGACGATCAGGGGCGTGATGTGCTCAGCGCTATTCTCTACGGCACGCGCACCAGCCTGATAGTGGGCGTCAGCAGTGCACTGGCGGCGTTGTGTATCGGTATGGTCGTCGGCCTGTTGAGTGCCTGGCTCGGGGGTAAAACCGATGCGTTGTTGATGCGTATTGTTGATATCCAGCTTAGCTTCCCACCGATACTGATAGCCCTGATCCTGTTGGCGGTGCTCGGGCAAGGGGTGGATAAAATTATTCTGGCGCTGGTGATCACCCAATGGGCCTATTACGCCCGTACCCTTCGTGCCTCTGCGCTGTTGGAAAATCGCCGCAACTATGTGGATGCGGCGCGCGGTATGGCCTTTTCCACCCCGCGCATTCTGTTTCGCCATGTGTTGCCCAACTGCCTGCCGCCGCTGATCGTGGTCGCCACAATGCGTATTGCTTACGCCATCATGCTGGAAGCGACGCTGTCGTTTCTTGGCATCGGTCTGCCGATTACCGAACCGTCGCTGGGGTTATTGATTGCCAATGGTTTTGACTATCTGCTGTCCGGCGATTACTGGATCAGCCTGTTTCCCGGCCTAATGTTGCTGTTGCTGATTGTGGCCATCAACCTGATCGGCGACGCCTTGCGTGATGCGCTCAATACCAGACAGGAGGAGTGA
- a CDS encoding ABC transporter permease, translated as MARFLLSRFLQTLITLAVMSVLVFAGVYLVGNPVDLLLGSNATPAERDAVIRAFGLDKTLWQQYLLFVTHALQGDLGNSFIFNQPALHLILQRMPATLELALVAFLLSLLVGIPLGVFAGLRPDSLAAKSVMTVSILGFSLPTFWIGMMMIMLFSVKLGWLPSSGRGETVTVAGIPLSLLTLDGWQHLLLPALNLALFKISLIIRLTRAGVRECLQQDYVRFARAKGLSESRILFVHVLKNTLIPLITVIGLELGSLIAFAVVTETIYAWPGMGKLIIDAIAVLDRPVILAYLMMTVVMFSLINLLVDVLYAVVDPRIRLGGEQ; from the coding sequence ATGGCCCGCTTTTTACTCAGCCGTTTTTTGCAAACCCTGATAACGCTGGCGGTCATGTCGGTGTTGGTGTTCGCGGGTGTGTATCTGGTCGGCAACCCGGTAGATTTGCTTCTGGGCAGCAATGCGACGCCTGCCGAGCGCGACGCGGTGATCCGTGCCTTCGGGCTGGATAAAACCCTATGGCAGCAGTACCTGCTGTTTGTCACCCATGCCTTGCAGGGCGATTTGGGCAACTCCTTTATTTTTAACCAACCCGCATTACACCTGATTTTGCAACGGATGCCCGCCACGCTGGAACTGGCGCTGGTGGCGTTTTTGCTGTCGCTGCTGGTGGGTATTCCACTAGGGGTGTTCGCCGGTCTGCGACCGGACAGTCTGGCGGCAAAATCGGTGATGACGGTCTCCATTCTGGGGTTTAGCCTGCCAACATTTTGGATCGGCATGATGATGATCATGCTGTTTAGCGTGAAGCTCGGCTGGCTGCCGTCGTCAGGGCGAGGCGAGACGGTAACGGTCGCCGGTATCCCCCTGAGTCTGCTGACGCTGGATGGCTGGCAACATCTGCTGCTGCCGGCGCTGAATCTGGCGCTATTCAAGATTTCATTGATTATTCGCCTGACCCGCGCAGGCGTGCGGGAATGCCTGCAACAGGATTATGTGCGTTTTGCCCGCGCCAAAGGGTTGTCTGAAAGCCGCATCCTGTTTGTACATGTGCTGAAAAATACGCTGATACCGCTGATTACGGTAATTGGCCTGGAATTGGGGTCGTTGATTGCGTTTGCGGTCGTGACCGAAACGATTTACGCCTGGCCGGGGATGGGCAAGCTGATTATCGACGCCATCGCCGTGTTGGATCGCCCGGTGATTCTGGCTTACCTGATGATGACAGTGGTCATGTTTAGCCTGATCAACCTGCTGGTGGATGTGCTGTACGCCGTGGTGGATCCGCGTATCCGCTTAGGGGGTGAGCAATGA
- a CDS encoding nucleoside hydrolase, whose amino-acid sequence MTRQRIIIDTDPGVDDAIALWLALASPELEVLGITVVAGNVALEHALANARRIVALSGRIDVPVFAGATKPLVGPQRYGKYVHIGAFSDALVPAGECQATMQEHAVEFIVRTARQAAQEHNPITFCAIGPMTNLALALVQHPDVARGIRQVVTMSCAFSALGHRMPWAEFNVYADPHAASRVFSSGIPLVIMPLDMTFQALITQQEIAQLQRDAGLPGQAIARLLEAFDRSDVARFGREGGPIHDATTVAWLLQPSLFAGHEARVGVTVSGETAGHTWADFYGKLSQAPNAQVMQSVDEPGFLSLLVRVLHRYGRADTP is encoded by the coding sequence ATGACACGCCAGCGAATCATCATTGACACTGACCCCGGCGTCGATGACGCGATCGCGTTATGGCTGGCGTTGGCCTCGCCGGAGCTGGAAGTACTGGGTATCACGGTAGTGGCTGGTAATGTGGCATTAGAACATGCGTTGGCGAACGCCCGGCGGATCGTGGCGTTGTCTGGCCGTATCGATGTACCGGTCTTCGCTGGCGCGACAAAGCCGCTGGTTGGTCCACAGCGTTACGGCAAGTATGTTCATATCGGCGCGTTCAGCGATGCGCTGGTACCGGCGGGCGAGTGTCAGGCCACGATGCAGGAACACGCGGTGGAGTTTATCGTGCGTACCGCACGTCAGGCGGCACAGGAACACAACCCGATTACCTTTTGTGCCATCGGGCCGATGACCAATCTGGCGCTGGCGTTGGTCCAGCACCCAGATGTGGCGCGGGGTATCCGCCAGGTAGTGACCATGAGCTGTGCGTTTAGCGCACTCGGTCACCGCATGCCGTGGGCGGAATTCAATGTGTATGCCGACCCCCATGCCGCCAGCCGGGTATTTAGTAGCGGTATACCGTTGGTTATCATGCCGTTGGATATGACCTTTCAGGCGCTGATCACCCAGCAGGAAATCGCCCAATTGCAACGTGATGCCGGGTTACCGGGTCAGGCTATCGCGCGTCTGCTGGAGGCGTTTGACCGCAGTGATGTGGCGCGCTTCGGGCGCGAAGGCGGCCCGATACATGATGCAACGACGGTGGCGTGGTTACTGCAACCGTCACTGTTCGCCGGTCATGAAGCGCGGGTTGGGGTGACAGTTTCCGGTGAAACCGCCGGACACACCTGGGCGGATTTTTATGGCAAGCTGTCGCAGGCACCCAATGCGCAGGTCATGCAGTCGGTCGATGAACCCGGTTTTTTGTCGTTGCTGGTGCGGGTGCTCCATCGTTATGGCCGGGCGGATACCCCGTAG